One window of Amaranthus tricolor cultivar Red isolate AtriRed21 chromosome 11, ASM2621246v1, whole genome shotgun sequence genomic DNA carries:
- the LOC130827561 gene encoding geranylgeranyl transferase type-2 subunit beta 1-like isoform X2 — protein MFTTKMGDLAAEKHVRYIILVEKKKDAFESVVMEHLRMNGAYWGLTTLDLLGKLQVVDQDEVIPWVMQCQHESGKHIFVGNFWYSMTKLVIATSILDARCFGL, from the exons ATG TTTACAACGAAAATGGGGGACTTGGCTGCTGAGAAGCATGTGCGATATATTATATTAGTTGAAAAG AAGAAGGATGCATTTGAATCGGTAGTCATGGAGCACCTTAGAATGAATGGTGCTTACTGGGGGCTGACAACACTAGATCTTCTCGGAAAGCTTCAAGTTGTGGATCAAGATGAAGTTATTCCATGGGTTATGCAGTGTCAACATGAATCTG GCAAACATATCTTCGTTGGAAATTTTTGGTACTCAATGACAAAGTTGGTGATAGCTACAAGCATTTTGGATGCGCGATGTTTTGGGTTATGA
- the LOC130827561 gene encoding geranylgeranyl transferase type-2 subunit beta 1-like isoform X1, whose translation MKNQFTTKMGDLAAEKHVRYIILVEKKKDAFESVVMEHLRMNGAYWGLTTLDLLGKLQVVDQDEVIPWVMQCQHESGKHIFVGNFWYSMTKLVIATSILDARCFGL comes from the exons atgaaaaatcaGTTTACAACGAAAATGGGGGACTTGGCTGCTGAGAAGCATGTGCGATATATTATATTAGTTGAAAAG AAGAAGGATGCATTTGAATCGGTAGTCATGGAGCACCTTAGAATGAATGGTGCTTACTGGGGGCTGACAACACTAGATCTTCTCGGAAAGCTTCAAGTTGTGGATCAAGATGAAGTTATTCCATGGGTTATGCAGTGTCAACATGAATCTG GCAAACATATCTTCGTTGGAAATTTTTGGTACTCAATGACAAAGTTGGTGATAGCTACAAGCATTTTGGATGCGCGATGTTTTGGGTTATGA
- the LOC130827561 gene encoding geranylgeranyl transferase type-2 subunit beta 1-like isoform X3 produces the protein MGDLAAEKHVRYIILVEKKKDAFESVVMEHLRMNGAYWGLTTLDLLGKLQVVDQDEVIPWVMQCQHESGKHIFVGNFWYSMTKLVIATSILDARCFGL, from the exons ATGGGGGACTTGGCTGCTGAGAAGCATGTGCGATATATTATATTAGTTGAAAAG AAGAAGGATGCATTTGAATCGGTAGTCATGGAGCACCTTAGAATGAATGGTGCTTACTGGGGGCTGACAACACTAGATCTTCTCGGAAAGCTTCAAGTTGTGGATCAAGATGAAGTTATTCCATGGGTTATGCAGTGTCAACATGAATCTG GCAAACATATCTTCGTTGGAAATTTTTGGTACTCAATGACAAAGTTGGTGATAGCTACAAGCATTTTGGATGCGCGATGTTTTGGGTTATGA